DNA sequence from the Mycobacteriales bacterium genome:
GTACCGGGAGATCGTCGCCTACGCACCAGGTTCGATCGCGCACTCACGACTGACCCGCGCCGCCCAGCGTCGCCTCGACGAAGGGTTGCACCTGCTCACCCTCGCGGGCCTGTCGCATCAGGCTGCCACCGACGCGTTCGCCGCGTGCCTGAACTTCACCCGCGGGTTCGTAACCATGGAGCAAGGCGTCATCGTCAGCGACGCGGCCCGAGCCACGACGGAGGCAGCCGGCAGTACCGACTCGCTTACCGATCGCGACCGCGACGTCGCGTACCTCAACGCGCTAGGCGAACAGCAGTTCATGTACGGGCTCGGCCTGATGGTCCGCGGGATCAGCGCCGAAGCGCTGAGCCCGCCGTGATCAACGGGTAGAGCTCGTCGGCTCCCCGCTCGATCACGGCGCTTCCGAGCCGCCACGCCCATCCGGCGTCTTCGTACTCCCGGGTCCACGACCACAGCCGGCGGGTCAGGTGGTGAAGGACGTACTCCT
Encoded proteins:
- a CDS encoding TetR family transcriptional regulator encodes the protein MTANAGQAPAGRTRRARGSLSREEILSAAREIVERDGLRQLSMPTLAKHLKSGVASIYWYFRNKEDLVDALAGLVLHDIHQQLPPAGDGPWDEELIAYFAAFRELLLSLPAYREIVAYAPGSIAHSRLTRAAQRRLDEGLHLLTLAGLSHQAATDAFAACLNFTRGFVTMEQGVIVSDAARATTEAAGSTDSLTDRDRDVAYLNALGEQQFMYGLGLMVRGISAEALSPP